The Canis lupus dingo isolate Sandy chromosome 18, ASM325472v2, whole genome shotgun sequence genome includes the window CTGTGGTAGGGAATTTGCTTATTATTGTGACCATCAGGTTTAGCCGGACACTTGGGACCCCCAtgtactatttcttattttatttgtctcttgCGGATTCCTGCTTTTCAACTTCCACAGCCCCCAGACTAATTGTGGATTCACTCTctgcaaaaaaaatcataacttacAATGAGTGTATGACTCAGGTCTTTGCACTACATTTCTTTGGTTGCATGGAGGTCTTTGTCCTCATCCTCATGGCCATTgatcgctatgtggccatctgtaagcCCTTACGTTACCCAACCATCATGAGCCGGCAGGTCTGCACTATCATGATTGTTCTCGCATGGATAGGatcttttttccattctataGCCGAGGTTGTCCCAGCCTTGAGATTGCCCTTCTGTGGACCCAATTTGATTGATCATTACTGCTGTGATTTGCAACCCTTGCTGAAACTTGCTTGCATGGACACTTATCTGATTAACCTAGAATGGGTGTCTAATAGCGGGGCCATTTGCACAGGCAGTTTTGTGATTCTGATGATCTCCTATATTGTCATCTTGCATTCACTGAGAAACTATAGtgcagaagggaagaaaaaagctCTCTCTACTTGCACTTCTCACATCATCGTAGTAATCATATTCTTTGGTCCGTGTATATTCACATACACACGCCCCCCAACCACTTACCCCATGGACAAGATGGTGGCTGTATTTTATACTATTGGGACACCTTTTCTCAACCCACTCATCTACACACTGAGAAATGCAGAAGTGAAAAATGCCATGAGAAAGCTATGGCGTGTCAAAATTACCTCAGAGAGCAGAAGATGAATTGAGGACTTTGGATGATTACTTAATCTGTACAGATATCAAATATAGTGTATATCCTGACTTTCCCAATGTACTCTAATATAATGCAtcttatttccttactttttttctgtACGTCTGCTCTGAAACTAGTAGATTCCGTCagcctgtttttttctttccagagagCTCCATTCTGACATTGCTGATTGTGAAGTACTCCTCAAATCTCAGTCTACACTCTGGTTTGATAATAAGTGAGATATTTATATAATCACAACTGTTCAAAAATGAGCATCCATAAATAAAGAATAGCCTGTTCTCTATGACTTGCAATTCTCTCTATAGCACATTTCAAACGAGGTATCGGGCTTTCTCTTGAACACATTCAGAGCAAAGGAACTAATATTTTGtgttaagaaattattttcattttatcattagtTTATCTTTGAAAAGTTCCATACTAGTTAACCAAAGGCCAAACGgttttacaaaatactttttcttactgttctaaaataatttttcttattgtttcctttgactattaagaaaactgaggcaagggatgcctgggtggctcattggttgagtgtctgcctttggctcagagcatgatcccagtttgaggatcgagtcccacaccggactccctgcatagagcctgcttctccctctgcctatgtttctgcctctctctgtgtctctcatgaataaataaataaaatctttaaaaaaaaaagaaaactgaggcattaTGTGTggtattttttaatgtagcattAAAAGGTCTTGGGATATTCAGCTAATTTTTATGATTGATATATAGGAGCTTCAACAAGAGAATTCTATTAACTCTAAGAGAGAATGAAGTAAAATGATGTATGTCATCAAgactaaatataaatttaaaataaaccatagacaaataaaataaaataaaataaaataaaccatagaCACAGCATATTTTCTGGTATTGAAGTACTGTAACCTAGATTGAAGGCAAAAAATGTATGTTATTGCACTTAAAGTTGGGTTGTACGAATTGAATAAAAGAAAGTACCAGGGACATTCAGAAATACTCACTTGACTTGTCTTTAGTTAATGCAGTTAGAtataacatacttttttttttgtttgttttttgttttttgtttttttttttaa containing:
- the LOC112668693 gene encoding olfactory receptor 4C11-like, whose translation is MQQNNSVTEFILLGLTQDPMKKKMVFIIFFILYMGTVVGNLLIIVTIRFSRTLGTPMYYFLFYLSLADSCFSTSTAPRLIVDSLSAKKIITYNECMTQVFALHFFGCMEVFVLILMAIDRYVAICKPLRYPTIMSRQVCTIMIVLAWIGSFFHSIAEVVPALRLPFCGPNLIDHYCCDLQPLLKLACMDTYLINLEWVSNSGAICTGSFVILMISYIVILHSLRNYSAEGKKKALSTCTSHIIVVIIFFGPCIFTYTRPPTTYPMDKMVAVFYTIGTPFLNPLIYTLRNAEVKNAMRKLWRVKITSESRR